The following proteins are co-located in the Heliorestis convoluta genome:
- the lgt gene encoding prolipoprotein diacylglyceryl transferase, with amino-acid sequence MPDPIAFTIGPITVHWYGIIISSALLIGTYLAHREMIRQGLDPDFLYNLVLFGTPIALLGARFYYVVFNWQYYANDPRQAFYIWHGGLAIYGALIAAFLFGWYYTRKHNQSFLQIADIAAPSLIIGQAIGRWGNFVNQEAYGYPTDLPWAMMIAGEMRHPTFLYESIWNFAAFGLLLYLRRHPSVRRGEVFFAYLALYSTGRFWIEGLRMDSEMIGEFRLAQVLAVLFIGLAFFMVYYRRKKGLATEPATPLD; translated from the coding sequence TTGCCAGATCCCATTGCATTTACCATAGGTCCCATCACTGTACATTGGTATGGAATTATCATCAGTAGCGCTCTACTTATTGGTACCTACTTGGCCCACCGAGAAATGATTCGCCAGGGTCTTGACCCGGACTTTCTCTACAACTTGGTCTTATTCGGAACCCCCATTGCTTTGCTCGGAGCCCGATTCTACTACGTCGTCTTTAACTGGCAATACTACGCCAATGACCCAAGGCAGGCTTTTTACATCTGGCACGGTGGCTTGGCCATTTATGGTGCTTTGATCGCGGCCTTTCTCTTTGGTTGGTACTATACCCGCAAGCACAACCAATCTTTTTTACAAATCGCCGATATTGCCGCACCGTCGCTCATCATTGGACAAGCCATAGGGCGCTGGGGCAACTTTGTGAACCAGGAAGCCTATGGTTATCCGACCGATTTACCTTGGGCGATGATGATCGCCGGAGAAATGCGTCATCCCACTTTTCTGTATGAATCGATCTGGAACTTTGCCGCCTTTGGTTTACTGCTCTATCTCCGTCGCCATCCTAGCGTTCGTCGCGGAGAAGTCTTCTTTGCTTACCTGGCCCTTTACTCTACAGGCCGCTTTTGGATTGAAGGACTGCGTATGGACTCTGAAATGATCGGAGAATTTCGTCTTGCCCAGGTGCTTGCTGTGCTCTTTATCGGCCTAGCCTTTTTTATGGTCTACTACAGAAGAAAAAAAGGTCTCGCTACCGAACCTGCTACACCCCTTGACTAA
- the scfA gene encoding six-cysteine ranthipeptide SCIFF — protein sequence MSKHIFTVQKGSLQQTVETGGCGECQTSCQSACKTSCTVGNQVCQKA from the coding sequence ATGAGCAAACACATTTTTACAGTACAGAAAGGTTCCTTGCAGCAGACCGTAGAGACAGGCGGTTGTGGTGAATGTCAGACCTCCTGCCAATCAGCCTGTAAAACATCTTGCACCGTAGGCAACCAAGTTTGCCAAAAGGCATAG
- the scfB gene encoding thioether cross-link-forming SCIFF peptide maturase: MTKTEAAYRATPMWWADLQGYDFAAHILTFSYGDVAFVYDVNSNSLHRLGPLAQQVMDALIFNQGDGHATTAQLLCENHLSQEVIDEVFTELGELKKAGLLFTSDHLARRYSYGQSNQKSLEDSGEEPYEPIVKALCLHISHDCNLRCTYCFAGTGPFGGDRSLMSLETGQQAIEFLLRHAKGRRHIEIDFFGGEPLLNFTVVKELVAYAKKRAAEEDKVLKLTLTTNGLLLNAEVTEFLNQEGLSVVLSLDGRKEIHDAMRPYIDGQGSYEEVVENLQRFVHSRQNEDYYVRGTYTRQNPDFAADALHIHDLGFVHLSVEPVVASPQEGYALQATDLPKIDEQYRILAKEIHRRQQEGQPLNFFHFQLDLAEGPCLAKRLSGCGAGFEYMAVDPKGDLYPCHQFVGREDFKLGHVSGTIERKDLSETFAQAHIYHKQGCPSCWARFLCSGGCHANNEAETGDLRSPSPIGCDLARIRLKWALYARVVAGE; this comes from the coding sequence ATGACCAAAACCGAAGCAGCCTATCGCGCAACGCCAATGTGGTGGGCTGACCTACAAGGCTATGACTTTGCTGCCCATATCTTAACTTTCTCTTACGGTGATGTAGCTTTTGTCTATGATGTCAATTCCAACTCCCTTCATCGTCTAGGACCTCTTGCCCAGCAAGTCATGGATGCCCTTATCTTTAACCAGGGAGACGGCCATGCAACAACAGCGCAACTGCTCTGTGAAAACCACTTGTCTCAAGAAGTAATTGATGAAGTATTTACAGAACTAGGTGAACTGAAAAAAGCAGGCCTCCTTTTTACCAGTGACCACTTAGCCAGACGTTATAGCTATGGACAAAGCAACCAGAAAAGCCTAGAAGACTCAGGAGAAGAACCCTATGAGCCCATTGTAAAAGCGCTCTGTTTGCACATTTCCCATGACTGCAACCTCCGTTGCACCTACTGCTTTGCCGGTACCGGCCCTTTTGGTGGCGACCGCAGTCTCATGTCTTTAGAAACAGGACAACAAGCCATTGAATTTTTACTTCGTCACGCCAAAGGGAGACGGCACATCGAAATTGACTTTTTCGGTGGCGAACCACTCCTTAATTTCACCGTCGTCAAAGAACTCGTCGCTTACGCCAAGAAAAGAGCAGCCGAAGAAGACAAAGTACTAAAGCTCACCTTGACAACAAACGGTCTCCTCTTAAACGCTGAAGTCACAGAGTTCTTGAATCAAGAAGGTTTATCTGTCGTACTATCCTTAGATGGTCGTAAAGAAATTCATGATGCCATGCGTCCTTACATAGATGGACAAGGCTCCTATGAAGAAGTGGTCGAGAATCTACAAAGATTTGTCCATTCCCGCCAGAACGAAGACTACTATGTCCGAGGCACCTACACTCGCCAGAACCCCGATTTTGCCGCCGATGCCTTGCACATTCACGATCTTGGCTTTGTCCACCTATCGGTCGAACCGGTCGTCGCCTCACCACAGGAAGGGTACGCCTTACAAGCCACCGATTTACCCAAAATCGATGAACAATACCGCATCTTAGCCAAAGAAATTCATCGACGACAACAAGAAGGCCAGCCCTTGAACTTCTTTCACTTTCAACTGGACCTAGCAGAAGGACCATGTCTAGCCAAGCGACTTTCTGGCTGTGGTGCTGGCTTTGAATACATGGCTGTAGACCCCAAAGGAGACCTCTACCCCTGTCATCAATTTGTCGGGCGTGAAGATTTTAAGCTAGGCCACGTTAGCGGCACCATCGAAAGAAAAGACCTTTCCGAGACTTTCGCACAAGCCCACATCTACCACAAACAAGGATGCCCAAGCTGTTGGGCTCGCTTTCTCTGCTCCGGCGGCTGTCACGCCAACAACGAAGCCGAAACGGGCGACCTTCGCAGCCCTTCTCCCATCGGCTGCGATCTCGCTCGCATTCGCTTAAAATGGGCCCTCTACGCCCGCGTAGTAGCAGGAGAGTAA